One window of the Corynebacterium glutamicum ATCC 13032 genome contains the following:
- a CDS encoding DedA family protein produces the protein MVFTLADSVSQVALGPSWLDPMELLSGSGPFGSFILPAMLAIVFIESGLLFPLLPGDSLLFTGGLLANQADPFAPLWLVLILCPIAAILGDQVGYWIGHKFHPRLVNRPDGRIFKQEYLKQTEDFFEKHGPVTIILCRFVPIVRTYAPLVAGMAGMRYRTFIIYNMIGGILWGSGVVALGAALGQFDFVRNNIDLIFLLIVFISVVPGLVGMARKLADGHKQANTEPQENPAVQTAPVKTQEAQEAPQN, from the coding sequence ATGGTTTTTACTCTTGCGGACTCCGTCTCCCAGGTTGCGCTAGGTCCGTCCTGGCTGGACCCTATGGAACTTCTTTCCGGCTCCGGCCCGTTCGGTAGCTTCATTCTTCCGGCGATGCTTGCCATTGTCTTTATCGAATCAGGCCTACTTTTCCCACTTCTACCAGGTGATTCTCTCCTTTTCACCGGTGGTCTCCTAGCTAACCAGGCTGACCCTTTTGCACCGCTGTGGCTGGTGCTGATCCTCTGCCCTATCGCCGCAATTCTTGGCGATCAGGTGGGTTACTGGATTGGCCACAAGTTCCACCCTCGCCTGGTCAATCGTCCGGATGGCAGGATTTTCAAGCAGGAATACCTCAAGCAGACTGAGGATTTCTTTGAGAAGCATGGCCCCGTGACGATCATTTTGTGCCGTTTCGTGCCCATCGTCCGTACTTACGCACCTCTGGTCGCAGGTATGGCTGGCATGCGTTACCGCACGTTCATTATTTACAACATGATCGGTGGCATTTTGTGGGGTTCCGGCGTGGTGGCTTTGGGTGCTGCGTTGGGTCAGTTCGATTTCGTCCGCAACAATATTGATCTGATTTTCTTGCTGATCGTGTTCATTTCGGTGGTTCCTGGTTTGGTCGGCATGGCCCGCAAGCTGGCTGACGGCCACAAGCAAGCCAACACCGAGCCACAAGAAAACCCCGCAGTCCAGACAGCCCCAGTAAAAACCCAGGAAGCCCAGGAAGCCCCCCAGAACTAA
- a CDS encoding ABC transporter ATP-binding protein codes for MRELALNMAGVTVRRGEKLLLDDISLSIPQGSHWAVLGPNGAGKTTMLKIAATLLYPSEGTVDILGHRFGRVDTRELRKTIGLVDPKQRFTNLPAHEIVLSGLTASNGLLPRWSASASELERCALMLELVGMTARADRYWADMSQGEKARTLIARALIISPTLLLLDEPTTGLDLPGRETLLSVIDGLRAALPGLTTVMITHHVEEIAASTTDILMIKDARILASGTVSEVMTPENLGALYDMSVSLETVRSRWFAFDALH; via the coding sequence ATGCGCGAACTAGCACTCAACATGGCCGGCGTCACCGTGCGGCGCGGCGAGAAATTGCTTCTCGACGATATCTCCCTCTCAATTCCGCAAGGGTCGCACTGGGCCGTACTTGGTCCAAATGGCGCCGGTAAAACCACCATGCTGAAGATCGCAGCCACCTTGCTGTACCCATCGGAAGGCACCGTGGACATCCTGGGGCATCGCTTTGGTCGGGTGGATACTCGTGAGCTGCGGAAAACAATCGGCCTGGTGGACCCGAAGCAAAGATTTACCAACCTGCCGGCCCACGAAATTGTGCTGTCGGGGTTAACCGCCTCCAACGGGTTGTTGCCACGGTGGTCGGCTTCGGCTTCGGAGTTGGAGCGGTGCGCTTTGATGTTGGAGTTGGTGGGCATGACAGCGCGTGCCGATCGTTACTGGGCCGATATGAGCCAGGGCGAAAAAGCCCGCACCCTGATTGCTCGTGCGCTGATTATCTCACCGACCCTACTGCTGCTTGATGAACCCACCACCGGCCTTGACCTGCCCGGACGTGAAACTTTGCTCAGTGTGATTGATGGTTTGCGAGCCGCTCTTCCTGGTCTGACGACAGTGATGATCACCCACCACGTCGAAGAGATCGCCGCCTCCACGACAGATATCCTCATGATCAAGGACGCCCGCATACTGGCTTCGGGGACTGTTTCAGAAGTGATGACTCCTGAAAATTTGGGCGCGCTGTATGACATGTCGGTGTCGTTGGAAACTGTGCGCAGCCGGTGGTTCGCGTTCGATGCTCTGCATTAA
- a CDS encoding alkaline phosphatase family protein, which produces MTDNSLVGKRLWNYPDFLARAFYQDQSTRTIATASWPVLADPHGLGPIIHPRMEQQFAGLHNVIVRDGETLGYERIDAEIASIATAALRQKGFDAGFVYFGEIDDAGHIFGLAGDEYRDAIRRVDTHVKKVLSEVSRRSDELGEDWLVVITTDHGHLDEGGHGGTTDRERESWIITWSPHRELPEWPEEIAPHELAELMLVERRTLR; this is translated from the coding sequence GTGACAGATAATTCCCTGGTGGGCAAGCGTCTGTGGAACTACCCGGATTTTCTGGCAAGGGCTTTTTATCAGGACCAATCCACGCGTACTATTGCCACAGCAAGTTGGCCTGTATTAGCGGATCCCCATGGTTTAGGCCCAATTATTCATCCTCGGATGGAGCAGCAATTCGCTGGGCTTCATAACGTCATCGTGCGTGATGGTGAAACCCTGGGATATGAGCGCATCGATGCGGAAATCGCTTCGATCGCTACAGCTGCGCTCCGGCAGAAGGGGTTTGATGCGGGATTTGTGTACTTCGGTGAAATCGATGATGCTGGCCATATTTTCGGCCTGGCAGGCGACGAATACCGAGATGCGATTCGCAGGGTCGACACCCACGTGAAGAAGGTTCTTTCTGAAGTGTCACGACGCTCCGACGAGCTCGGGGAGGACTGGCTGGTAGTGATCACAACTGATCATGGTCACCTTGATGAGGGCGGGCACGGCGGCACCACCGATCGGGAGCGAGAATCCTGGATCATCACGTGGAGCCCGCACCGGGAACTGCCAGAGTGGCCTGAAGAAATTGCGCCGCATGAGCTGGCAGAACTGATGCTTGTGGAGCGCCGAACCTTGAGGTGA
- a CDS encoding TetR/AcrR family transcriptional regulator, whose translation MPSETMKPAVASTLAATSTGRRPGRPTQRILSVESIVERTLNIAGREGFAAVTMNRLARDMGVTPRALYNHVLNRQEIIDRVWVRIIDDIKVPDLDPDNWRQSIHTLWSSLRDQFRETPRVLLVALDEQISTQGTSPLRIAGAEESLKFLTDIGLSLKEATIIREMMMADVFSFTLTSDYTFDNRPEGEKPDVFAPVPKPWLDENPDVEAPLTRKAVEESVSTSDELFGYMVEARIAYIEKLLAAK comes from the coding sequence ATGCCTAGCGAAACTATGAAACCAGCCGTAGCGTCAACTCTGGCGGCCACTTCCACGGGACGTCGTCCTGGACGCCCCACCCAACGTATCCTTTCCGTCGAATCCATAGTGGAGCGCACTTTAAACATTGCCGGCCGCGAAGGATTCGCTGCCGTGACCATGAACCGCCTCGCCCGAGACATGGGTGTCACCCCTCGCGCACTGTATAACCATGTGCTAAATCGTCAAGAAATCATTGATCGCGTCTGGGTGCGCATCATCGATGATATCAAGGTGCCCGATCTTGATCCGGACAATTGGCGGCAATCTATTCATACGCTGTGGAGCTCATTGCGCGACCAATTCCGTGAGACTCCACGTGTTCTTCTGGTCGCGCTGGATGAACAGATCTCTACTCAGGGCACTTCCCCACTGCGAATCGCGGGTGCGGAGGAGTCCTTGAAGTTCTTGACTGATATCGGGCTGTCCCTCAAGGAAGCAACCATCATCCGGGAGATGATGATGGCTGATGTCTTCAGCTTCACCCTGACTTCTGACTACACCTTTGACAATCGTCCAGAGGGCGAAAAGCCGGATGTGTTTGCTCCGGTTCCTAAGCCATGGCTTGATGAGAACCCAGATGTGGAAGCGCCACTGACCCGTAAAGCAGTCGAAGAGTCCGTCTCAACTTCTGACGAACTCTTCGGCTACATGGTGGAGGCTCGCATTGCTTATATTGAAAAGCTGCTTGCCGCCAAATAG
- a CDS encoding cystathionine gamma-synthase, which produces MSFDPNTQGFSTASIHAGYEPDDYYGSINTPIYASTTFAQNAPNELRKGYEYTRVGNPTIVALEQTVAALEGAKYGRAFSSGMAATDILFRIILKPGDHIVLGNDAYGGTYRLIDTVFTAWGVEYTVVDTSVVEEVKAAIKDNTKLIWVETPTNPALGITDIEAVAKLTEGTNAKLVVDNTFASPYLQQPLKLGAHAVLHSTTKYIGGHSDVVGGLVVTNDQEMDEELLFMQGGIGPIPSVFDAYLTARGLKTLAVRMDRHCDNAEKIAEFLDSRPEVSTVLYPGLKNHPGHEVAAKQMKRFGGMISVRFAGGEEAAKKFCTSTKLICLAESLGGVESLLEHPATMTHQSAAGSQLEVPRDLVRISIGIEDIEDLLADVEQALNNL; this is translated from the coding sequence TTGTCTTTTGACCCAAACACCCAGGGTTTCTCCACTGCATCGATTCACGCTGGGTATGAGCCAGACGACTACTACGGTTCGATTAACACCCCAATCTATGCCTCCACCACCTTCGCGCAGAACGCTCCAAACGAACTGCGCAAAGGCTACGAGTACACCCGTGTGGGCAACCCCACCATCGTGGCATTAGAGCAGACCGTCGCAGCACTCGAAGGCGCAAAGTATGGCCGCGCATTCTCCTCCGGCATGGCTGCAACCGACATCCTGTTCCGCATCATCCTCAAGCCGGGCGATCACATCGTCCTCGGCAACGATGCTTACGGCGGAACCTACCGCCTGATCGACACCGTATTCACCGCATGGGGCGTCGAATACACCGTTGTTGATACCTCCGTCGTGGAAGAGGTCAAGGCAGCGATCAAGGACAACACCAAGCTGATCTGGGTGGAAACCCCAACCAACCCAGCACTTGGCATCACCGACATCGAAGCAGTAGCAAAGCTCACCGAAGGCACCAACGCCAAGCTGGTTGTTGACAACACCTTCGCATCCCCATACCTGCAGCAGCCACTAAAACTCGGCGCACACGCAGTCCTGCACTCCACCACCAAGTACATCGGAGGACACTCCGACGTTGTTGGCGGCCTTGTGGTTACCAACGACCAGGAAATGGACGAAGAACTGCTGTTCATGCAGGGCGGCATCGGACCGATCCCATCAGTTTTCGATGCATACCTGACCGCCCGTGGCCTCAAGACCCTTGCAGTGCGCATGGATCGCCACTGCGACAACGCAGAAAAGATCGCGGAATTCCTGGACTCCCGCCCAGAGGTCTCCACCGTGCTCTACCCAGGTCTGAAGAACCACCCAGGCCACGAAGTCGCAGCGAAGCAGATGAAGCGCTTCGGCGGCATGATCTCCGTCCGTTTCGCAGGCGGCGAAGAAGCAGCTAAGAAGTTCTGTACCTCCACCAAACTGATCTGTCTGGCCGAGTCCCTCGGTGGCGTGGAATCCCTCCTGGAGCACCCAGCAACCATGACCCACCAGTCAGCTGCCGGCTCTCAGCTCGAGGTTCCCCGCGACCTCGTGCGCATCTCCATTGGTATTGAAGACATTGAAGACCTGCTCGCAGATGTCGAGCAGGCCCTCAATAACCTTTAG
- a CDS encoding globin, with protein MTTSENFYDSVGGEETFSLIVHRFYEQVPNDDILGPMYPPDDFEGAEQRLKMFLSQYWGGPKDYQEQRGHPRLRMRHVNYPIGVTAAERWLQLMSNALDGVDLTAEQREAIWEHMVRAADMLINSNPDPHA; from the coding sequence ATGACAACCTCAGAAAATTTTTATGATTCTGTGGGCGGCGAGGAAACGTTTTCCCTCATCGTCCACCGTTTTTATGAACAGGTCCCCAACGACGATATTTTAGGCCCGATGTATCCGCCGGATGATTTTGAGGGCGCCGAGCAGCGTCTAAAGATGTTCCTCAGCCAGTACTGGGGCGGCCCGAAGGATTATCAGGAGCAGCGTGGACACCCTCGTCTGCGCATGCGTCACGTCAATTACCCCATCGGCGTCACCGCAGCGGAGCGTTGGCTGCAGCTCATGTCCAATGCACTCGACGGCGTGGATTTGACCGCGGAGCAGCGTGAAGCGATTTGGGAGCATATGGTGCGCGCGGCCGATATGCTGATCAATTCCAACCCCGATCCGCACGCTTAA
- a CDS encoding HNH endonuclease signature motif containing protein, which produces MSITTHVQALTTALNAIDNHLASMLDHGVTPDQYKAIEPDLIALEHTINHHATIAAQTTALAERTNAAHTIGSTHLIDYLTTTFGLSKARAHHRINLAHSLYPIPKPNPGSGNGGNGGNPDGGPDGGDSGDDDSGDDDPDPEPDKPEDGKPDGDKPRGPRISAEKHAIITDELARLNPNTTPSAEELRTQALSQAIWRTPEDLRTWLRHHVTTANKNNPNPITAMKRRYLAVGKPDADNMVRISGLVPAATAALITANTAPLTKRGNLVDLPAAEDMRTRGQRHADALHHIMEIYNHGIVTPARGGTASIIISMTTDDLDEINHGDHGDGSLLNNLYPTNTGYSLNLAEIMNLIAAKYDFAVLLDGETGQPLNVNRMQRSANLTQRIALFASELVCSAPNCDRPQLECEVHHLDPWMRGGLTNLVNLTHQCFNHHPRNDDSRSGVNGKGFMDRDPVTGRVGHYSASGEGPVFNRSAAADRSGGAWARRKHHGPPPEPPSPPDPPGPEPDPGDEGRLF; this is translated from the coding sequence ATGAGCATCACCACACACGTCCAAGCACTCACCACAGCACTCAACGCCATCGACAACCATTTGGCCAGCATGCTCGACCATGGTGTCACCCCAGACCAATACAAGGCCATCGAGCCCGACCTCATCGCCCTAGAACACACCATCAACCACCACGCCACCATCGCCGCCCAAACCACAGCCCTCGCCGAACGCACCAACGCCGCCCACACCATTGGCTCCACCCACCTCATCGACTACCTCACCACCACCTTCGGACTATCCAAAGCACGCGCCCACCACCGCATCAATCTCGCCCACTCCCTCTACCCCATACCGAAGCCAAACCCTGGATCTGGCAACGGCGGTAATGGTGGCAATCCCGACGGCGGTCCTGATGGTGGCGACTCGGGTGATGACGACTCCGGCGACGATGACCCCGACCCCGAACCGGACAAGCCTGAAGACGGCAAACCTGATGGTGATAAGCCTCGTGGGCCACGGATCAGCGCGGAAAAACACGCCATCATCACCGACGAACTCGCCCGCCTCAACCCGAATACCACACCCAGCGCCGAGGAGCTACGCACCCAAGCCCTGAGTCAAGCGATCTGGCGCACCCCAGAAGACCTCCGCACGTGGCTACGCCACCACGTCACCACCGCCAATAAAAACAACCCCAACCCCATCACCGCCATGAAAAGGCGCTACCTCGCTGTAGGTAAACCCGATGCCGACAACATGGTCCGCATCAGCGGCCTCGTGCCCGCAGCCACCGCAGCACTGATCACCGCGAACACCGCACCGTTAACCAAACGCGGCAACCTCGTGGATCTACCCGCAGCAGAAGATATGCGCACCCGCGGGCAACGCCATGCGGACGCGTTGCATCACATCATGGAGATCTACAACCACGGTATTGTCACCCCAGCTCGTGGTGGAACAGCCAGCATCATCATCTCCATGACCACCGATGATCTTGATGAGATCAACCACGGTGATCATGGCGATGGCAGTCTACTTAACAACCTGTACCCCACCAATACGGGTTACTCATTGAACTTGGCGGAGATCATGAACCTCATCGCTGCGAAATACGACTTCGCTGTGCTCCTCGATGGTGAGACGGGGCAGCCGTTGAACGTCAATAGGATGCAGCGCTCAGCGAACCTGACTCAACGCATCGCGTTGTTTGCTTCTGAGTTGGTGTGCTCGGCACCCAATTGTGACAGGCCGCAGTTAGAGTGCGAGGTTCATCATTTAGATCCCTGGATGAGAGGTGGGCTGACCAACCTGGTCAATCTCACGCATCAGTGCTTTAATCACCACCCACGCAACGATGATTCCAGGAGTGGGGTCAATGGTAAAGGGTTTATGGACCGCGATCCCGTTACTGGCAGAGTAGGTCACTACTCAGCAAGTGGTGAGGGGCCGGTGTTTAACCGGTCGGCTGCTGCTGATCGTTCCGGTGGTGCGTGGGCCAGACGTAAGCATCATGGCCCACCACCGGAACCGCCGAGCCCGCCGGATCCACCTGGTCCTGAGCCGGATCCTGGTGATGAGGGCAGATTGTTCTAG
- the ettA gene encoding energy-dependent translational throttle protein EttA produces the protein MGEFIYTMKNVRKAIGDKVILDNVYMSFYPGAKIGVVGPNGAGKSSILKIMAGLDQPSNGEAFLDPGATVGILLQEPPLNEEKTVRQNVEEGLGEIFEKKQRFDAIAEEMATNYTDELMEEMGVLQEALDAADAWEIDSKIDQAMDALRCPPSDEPVTHLSGGERRRVALAKLLLAEPDLLLLDEPTNHLDAESVLWLEKHLADYKGAVLAVTHDRYFLDHVAQWICEVDRGQLHPYEGNYSTYLEKKAERLEVSGKKDQKLQKRLKDELAWVRSGAKARQAKNKARLQRYDEMVAEAEKYRKLDFEEIQIPTPPRLGNKVVEVKDLEKGFDGRVLIKDLSFTLPRNGIVGVIGPNGVGKSTLFKTIVGLENPDAGSVEIGDTVQLSYVDQGRENIDPEKTVWETVSDGLDYIIVGQNEMPSRAYLSAFGFKGADQQKPSKVLSGGERNRLNLALTLKQGGNLILLDEPTNDLDVETLGSLENALQNFPGCAVVISHDRWFLDRTCTHILAWEGNIAEGQWYWFEGNFEDYEKNKVERLGADAARPSRVTHRKLTR, from the coding sequence TTGGGCGAGTTCATCTACACGATGAAGAACGTGCGTAAGGCAATCGGTGACAAGGTCATCTTGGACAATGTCTACATGTCCTTCTACCCAGGCGCCAAGATCGGTGTCGTCGGACCCAACGGTGCCGGTAAGTCATCGATCTTGAAGATCATGGCTGGGTTGGATCAGCCTTCCAACGGTGAAGCATTCCTGGATCCAGGTGCAACCGTGGGCATCCTGTTGCAGGAGCCACCACTAAACGAAGAAAAGACTGTTCGCCAGAACGTCGAAGAAGGTCTTGGTGAGATCTTCGAAAAGAAGCAGCGCTTCGACGCCATCGCAGAAGAAATGGCAACCAACTACACCGACGAGCTCATGGAAGAAATGGGCGTTCTGCAGGAGGCTCTCGACGCAGCTGATGCGTGGGAGATCGACTCCAAGATCGACCAGGCAATGGATGCATTGCGTTGCCCTCCAAGCGATGAGCCAGTTACCCACCTCTCCGGTGGTGAGCGTCGCCGCGTCGCACTGGCAAAGCTTCTGCTTGCAGAGCCAGATCTGCTGCTGCTCGATGAGCCTACTAACCACCTTGACGCCGAGTCCGTCCTGTGGCTGGAGAAGCACCTCGCTGACTACAAGGGCGCTGTCCTTGCCGTCACACACGACCGTTACTTCCTCGACCACGTTGCACAGTGGATCTGTGAAGTTGACCGTGGTCAGCTGCACCCTTACGAAGGCAACTACTCCACCTACCTGGAGAAGAAGGCAGAGCGCCTCGAAGTTTCTGGCAAGAAGGATCAGAAGCTGCAGAAGCGCCTGAAGGACGAACTCGCATGGGTTCGTTCCGGCGCTAAGGCACGTCAGGCTAAGAACAAGGCTCGTCTGCAGCGTTACGACGAGATGGTTGCGGAAGCTGAGAAGTACCGCAAGCTCGACTTCGAAGAAATTCAGATCCCAACCCCACCACGCCTGGGCAACAAGGTCGTGGAGGTCAAGGACCTGGAGAAGGGCTTCGATGGCCGCGTGCTGATCAAGGACCTGTCCTTCACCTTGCCTCGTAACGGCATCGTCGGCGTGATCGGACCTAACGGTGTGGGTAAGTCCACCCTGTTCAAGACCATCGTTGGCCTTGAAAACCCAGACGCAGGCAGCGTTGAAATCGGCGACACCGTCCAGTTGTCCTACGTGGACCAGGGCCGTGAAAACATTGATCCAGAAAAGACCGTTTGGGAAACCGTTTCCGACGGACTCGACTACATCATTGTCGGACAGAACGAAATGCCATCCCGCGCATACCTGTCCGCCTTCGGATTCAAGGGCGCAGATCAGCAGAAGCCATCCAAGGTCCTCTCCGGTGGTGAGCGCAACCGCCTCAACCTCGCGCTGACCTTGAAGCAGGGCGGAAACCTGATCCTCCTCGATGAGCCTACAAACGACCTCGACGTGGAAACTCTGGGCTCCCTGGAAAATGCACTCCAGAACTTCCCTGGCTGTGCAGTGGTCATTTCCCACGACCGTTGGTTCCTGGACCGCACCTGTACCCACATCCTCGCGTGGGAAGGCAACATCGCGGAAGGCCAGTGGTACTGGTTCGAAGGCAACTTCGAAGACTACGAGAAGAACAAGGTGGAGCGCCTCGGTGCTGACGCCGCACGTCCTTCCCGTGTCACTCACCGCAAGCTGACTCGCTAG
- a CDS encoding SDR family oxidoreductase, whose translation MKKKIAVVTGATGGMGIEIVKDLSRDHIVYALGRNPEHLAALAEIEGVEPIESDIVKEVLEEGGVDKLKNLDHVDTLVHAAAVARDTTIEAGSVAEWHAHLDLNVIVPAELSRQLLPALRAASGCVIYINSGAGNGPHPGNTIYAASKHALRGLADAFRKEEANNGIRVSTVSPGPTNTPMLQGLMDSQGTNFRPEIYIEPKEIANAIRFVIDAGETTQITNVDVRPRIELADRKD comes from the coding sequence ATGAAGAAGAAGATTGCGGTCGTTACCGGAGCGACCGGAGGCATGGGAATTGAGATCGTCAAAGACCTCTCCCGCGACCACATTGTCTACGCCTTGGGCCGAAATCCAGAGCATCTGGCAGCTCTCGCAGAGATCGAGGGAGTAGAGCCTATCGAGTCCGATATCGTGAAGGAAGTGTTGGAAGAGGGAGGCGTCGACAAGCTAAAAAACCTCGACCACGTGGATACGCTGGTGCACGCCGCGGCGGTGGCGCGTGACACGACCATCGAAGCCGGCAGTGTGGCCGAATGGCACGCACACCTTGATCTCAACGTCATTGTCCCGGCCGAGTTGAGTCGCCAACTCTTGCCCGCCCTCCGCGCGGCATCCGGCTGCGTCATCTACATCAACTCCGGCGCCGGCAACGGACCACACCCCGGCAACACCATCTACGCCGCCAGCAAACACGCCCTCCGCGGACTCGCCGACGCCTTCCGCAAAGAAGAAGCCAACAACGGCATCCGCGTCAGCACTGTCAGCCCCGGCCCCACCAACACCCCCATGCTGCAAGGCCTCATGGACTCACAAGGCACCAACTTCCGCCCAGAGATCTACATCGAACCAAAAGAAATCGCCAACGCAATCAGATTCGTGATTGACGCTGGCGAAACCACCCAGATCACCAACGTGGACGTACGACCACGTATCGAACTGGCGGACCGGAAAGATTAG
- the chrA gene encoding chromate efflux transporter — MNRIAEIARSFGVLGFSAFGGPTAHLGYFRTEFVERRRWLDDRQYSEIVALSQLLPGPGSSQVGMMLGYHRAGFSGMAIAWLMFTWPSLALMAAFALLFDATSASWTLGLLAAAVAVVFHAVTGMARSMASTPRAATIAVASGIAVLALPNAFTHLGVIILAGLIGAFSFNSLIDATPPPSPLRAIPAWAGIGSLVVFLGALLGAVIMGGFYPAFIQAGSTVFGGGHVVLPLLEKLVVAPGFIKETDFLSGYSAAQAVPGPMFSFASYLGAIYGGIGGAVLASLAIFFPAALLSISGMYFWGRWRKAPRIQAAVTGINAGVVGLLGAALYDPVFTHGITSVSALAIATVCWLGLAHWKIPPWAIAAGAALAGWVLL; from the coding sequence GTGAATCGAATTGCAGAAATCGCACGCAGTTTCGGCGTGCTGGGCTTCAGCGCTTTCGGCGGCCCCACCGCGCACCTCGGATATTTCCGCACGGAATTCGTGGAGCGGCGGCGCTGGCTGGATGATCGCCAATATTCCGAGATCGTAGCGCTCAGCCAACTACTTCCCGGACCTGGATCGTCGCAGGTCGGTATGATGCTGGGCTACCACCGCGCCGGTTTTTCCGGCATGGCGATCGCCTGGCTCATGTTTACCTGGCCCTCATTGGCGCTCATGGCGGCGTTCGCCCTGCTTTTTGATGCGACCTCCGCCAGCTGGACGCTCGGCCTGCTCGCCGCAGCGGTCGCCGTCGTCTTCCACGCAGTCACCGGCATGGCGCGCTCCATGGCCTCCACGCCGCGCGCCGCCACCATCGCGGTCGCCTCCGGCATCGCGGTGCTCGCCCTCCCCAACGCGTTTACACACCTCGGCGTCATCATTCTCGCTGGCCTCATCGGTGCCTTCAGCTTCAATTCGCTTATCGACGCCACCCCACCCCCTTCCCCGCTACGCGCCATACCGGCTTGGGCGGGCATCGGATCACTAGTGGTGTTTTTGGGCGCACTTCTCGGCGCCGTAATCATGGGCGGGTTTTATCCAGCATTCATTCAAGCCGGATCCACAGTGTTCGGCGGCGGCCACGTGGTTTTGCCACTGCTGGAAAAGCTCGTTGTTGCGCCCGGTTTTATTAAAGAAACCGACTTCCTATCCGGCTACTCCGCAGCGCAGGCAGTGCCTGGCCCCATGTTCAGCTTCGCCAGCTACCTCGGCGCAATCTACGGTGGCATCGGTGGTGCAGTGCTGGCCAGCCTGGCGATCTTCTTCCCCGCCGCACTCTTGAGCATCAGCGGAATGTACTTTTGGGGACGCTGGCGAAAAGCACCGCGCATCCAAGCAGCAGTCACCGGCATCAACGCCGGTGTGGTGGGGCTTTTGGGCGCAGCGCTCTACGATCCCGTATTCACCCACGGCATCACCAGCGTTTCCGCATTAGCTATCGCAACGGTGTGTTGGCTGGGGCTAGCCCACTGGAAAATTCCGCCGTGGGCCATCGCCGCGGGTGCGGCCCTTGCAGGCTGGGTCTTGCTTTAG
- a CDS encoding acyl-CoA thioesterase, whose product MAANNVNDDTQNNLHVTEVDLRWADFDRFGHVNNAAFIEIAQEARLAFAEDQFRERGYEIPAVFVRHLEVDYLRAILPDTTQAVVETQVTKIGNTSFSTRQEVKDRNGRVCCVVECVQVAVNVQTAAPRSISKVERKVLTAVATDEVQSQEALEK is encoded by the coding sequence ATGGCAGCCAACAATGTCAACGACGACACCCAAAATAATCTTCACGTGACGGAGGTGGATCTCCGCTGGGCTGATTTCGATCGTTTTGGGCACGTCAACAACGCGGCGTTCATTGAGATCGCGCAGGAAGCTCGATTGGCGTTTGCGGAGGATCAGTTCCGTGAGCGTGGCTATGAGATCCCTGCTGTGTTTGTGCGCCACTTGGAAGTTGATTATTTGCGTGCGATCTTGCCGGATACCACCCAGGCTGTCGTGGAGACACAGGTGACCAAGATCGGTAATACTTCCTTCAGCACTCGTCAAGAGGTCAAGGATCGTAACGGTCGTGTGTGCTGCGTGGTTGAGTGCGTGCAGGTGGCTGTCAATGTGCAGACTGCTGCGCCCCGTTCCATCAGCAAGGTGGAGCGCAAGGTGCTGACCGCTGTCGCTACTGATGAGGTGCAGTCGCAGGAAGCTCTAGAAAAGTAG